One stretch of Nitrosococcus watsonii C-113 DNA includes these proteins:
- the ftsH gene encoding ATP-dependent zinc metalloprotease FtsH, translating to MASQKPDIDINKPAKIPFWRRPWFLFLLYGLFIFVSYSTFKTEQEEIPYSQFLKYVQAGRVQQAFIRKDMIEGTLKPEKKPKSKKTEKPRQFVTVPLWDDPLAVMLERHGVNYVVRTGGDWLSNLLFNWILPFAVISFLWIWIGRKVNRGGSFLSLGGNRVRIHPDTLPKVTFDDVAGVEEAKEELREIITFLRDPSLIQDLGGRMPKGVLLAGPPGTGKTLLARAIAGEARVPFFNISGSEFIELFVGVGAARARDLFEQARQKAPCIIFIDELDAIGRTRAGAVSMGGHDEREQTLNQLLVEMDGFDPSAGVVVMAATNRAEILDKALLRAGRFDRRVLVDKPNLEGRIEILKIHARTLKLGQDVDLKVVAQRTPGFVGADLANIANEAALHGVRMGHKAITLDDFEAAVDRVIAGPEKKHQILSPEEKHRVAYHESGHTLVAETVPTGEPVHKVSIIPRGSGALGYTLQLPVKEKFLANASELKDQLAILLGGRSAEEIVFGDVSSGAQNDLEKATEIARSMVCQLGMNEKLGPLTYGKRHQSLYLGVNYGEEKNYSEATAQLIDTEVKKLIEEAHQRARKILTEQRKILDIIAELLEEKEIINGDEVKQVIDNIRGLSGGNALLEAGKATVEGKETRKHS from the coding sequence GTGGCCAGCCAAAAACCAGACATCGACATCAATAAACCCGCAAAGATACCTTTTTGGCGGAGGCCCTGGTTTTTATTCCTGCTCTACGGACTATTTATCTTCGTGTCCTATTCAACCTTCAAAACAGAGCAGGAAGAAATTCCTTATAGCCAATTTCTAAAATATGTCCAGGCTGGTCGAGTTCAACAAGCCTTCATTAGGAAGGACATGATCGAAGGAACCTTAAAGCCCGAGAAAAAACCCAAAAGCAAAAAGACGGAAAAACCCCGGCAATTCGTCACGGTACCTCTCTGGGATGATCCACTTGCGGTAATGTTGGAAAGGCATGGAGTGAACTATGTGGTCAGGACCGGTGGCGATTGGCTCTCAAATCTGCTATTTAACTGGATTCTTCCCTTTGCGGTCATCTCTTTCTTGTGGATATGGATCGGGCGTAAAGTCAACAGGGGCGGGAGCTTTTTAAGCTTAGGGGGCAACCGCGTCCGTATTCACCCGGATACCCTGCCCAAGGTCACCTTCGATGATGTCGCCGGGGTTGAAGAAGCTAAAGAGGAACTTCGAGAGATCATTACCTTTCTGAGAGATCCCAGCCTTATTCAGGATCTCGGAGGGCGCATGCCCAAAGGAGTTCTTCTGGCTGGCCCTCCGGGAACTGGCAAGACTTTACTGGCCCGGGCCATAGCTGGAGAAGCCCGAGTTCCTTTCTTTAATATCAGTGGCTCTGAGTTTATCGAACTATTTGTGGGTGTTGGCGCGGCGCGCGCCCGGGATTTGTTTGAGCAGGCGCGGCAAAAAGCACCCTGTATTATTTTCATTGATGAATTGGATGCCATTGGACGCACTCGCGCCGGAGCGGTGTCCATGGGGGGACATGATGAGCGGGAGCAAACCTTAAACCAGTTGTTGGTGGAAATGGACGGCTTCGACCCTTCCGCGGGGGTGGTGGTAATGGCGGCAACCAACCGGGCGGAAATTCTTGACAAAGCTTTATTACGCGCTGGGCGCTTCGACCGTCGGGTGCTGGTAGATAAACCCAATTTAGAAGGACGCATCGAAATCCTTAAAATTCATGCGCGGACACTTAAGCTCGGACAAGACGTGGATCTCAAGGTGGTTGCCCAACGTACGCCCGGATTTGTCGGCGCTGATCTAGCCAATATCGCCAACGAAGCCGCCCTCCATGGAGTCCGAATGGGTCATAAAGCCATTACTCTGGATGACTTTGAAGCGGCTGTTGACCGGGTAATTGCGGGACCGGAGAAAAAGCACCAAATTTTGAGCCCCGAGGAAAAACACCGGGTCGCTTACCATGAATCGGGCCATACTTTGGTAGCGGAGACGGTTCCCACAGGAGAACCCGTACACAAGGTATCCATTATTCCCCGGGGCAGCGGCGCCTTGGGATATACGTTACAACTGCCGGTAAAAGAGAAATTTCTGGCCAATGCTTCCGAGCTCAAGGATCAGCTGGCCATTCTCCTAGGAGGGCGTTCGGCGGAAGAGATTGTCTTTGGCGATGTCTCCAGCGGCGCGCAAAATGATCTAGAAAAAGCCACCGAGATTGCCCGCAGTATGGTTTGTCAGTTAGGAATGAATGAAAAACTTGGCCCCTTAACTTACGGCAAACGCCACCAATCTCTTTATTTAGGCGTAAATTATGGCGAGGAGAAAAACTATAGTGAGGCCACCGCTCAGCTTATTGATACGGAAGTTAAGAAGCTCATAGAAGAAGCCCATCAACGGGCCCGGAAAATACTTACCGAGCAGCGTAAAATACTGGATATCATCGCAGAACTTTTAGAAGAAAAAGAAATTATCAATGGAGATGAGGTTAAACAGGTCATCGACAATATCCGGGGTTTATCTGGAGGAAACGCCCTTCTAGAGGCAGGAAAGGCAACGGTAGAGGGAAAAGAAACGCGGAAACATAGTTGA
- a CDS encoding YfdX family protein codes for MQNKRNRLQMVSTALVIVSLIPAIAVTACAKSADQKQAASIDQKQATSALAFDQGQPLYTIDIVSAAGVEILDHIVQARADIHSGDIKQAKEELSNAHRHFEAIRAIEPTTQIKKHISIVAKYLGYGEKEEIQPYFIPLYASLDTIADLVPISSAKAHIKRAEENMNKDQREAAAQELSEAEQSLIYTEIDLPLATTEDNVTMAQQALAENKPKVADKALKAAEQSVILISFGSSEPATSARNNLSMANHNYTAGKYQAAKLDLAAAIKNLKETAASDNDLTADLADKLLQEAKAIEPAIEKKSDETTMRLQALLERTSALSEHELELMGIGWNDLSETAEQARQALANAKLYLSYAEIDQLTLHDQDKTQEALKQAQSYLQKGAENETAHKGAIENIEKKVHTLQKKAGEKESDENASQQYADTLAQLRLIINNKL; via the coding sequence ATGCAAAACAAAAGAAATAGGCTACAAATGGTTTCCACCGCATTGGTAATTGTTTCTCTTATTCCAGCCATAGCGGTTACGGCCTGTGCTAAGTCCGCAGATCAAAAGCAGGCAGCTTCTATCGATCAAAAACAGGCCACCTCCGCTCTCGCATTTGACCAAGGACAACCGCTATATACCATAGATATCGTCTCTGCCGCGGGGGTGGAAATTCTCGATCATATTGTCCAAGCTCGCGCGGATATACATAGTGGCGATATCAAGCAGGCAAAAGAAGAGCTTAGCAATGCCCATAGGCATTTTGAAGCTATCAGGGCCATTGAACCCACCACCCAAATCAAAAAGCACATTTCAATCGTAGCAAAATATTTAGGCTATGGAGAGAAAGAGGAGATTCAGCCTTACTTTATTCCTCTTTACGCTAGCCTTGACACCATTGCCGATTTAGTGCCCATCAGTTCCGCCAAAGCCCATATTAAAAGGGCGGAAGAGAATATGAATAAGGATCAACGAGAAGCTGCCGCACAGGAATTGAGTGAAGCTGAGCAGTCCCTGATTTATACTGAAATTGATTTGCCATTGGCTACGACCGAAGATAATGTGACCATGGCCCAACAAGCCTTAGCCGAAAACAAACCAAAAGTTGCCGATAAGGCATTAAAGGCGGCTGAACAAAGCGTCATACTTATTAGCTTTGGGAGCAGTGAGCCGGCCACCTCTGCGCGCAATAACCTCTCGATGGCTAACCACAACTATACGGCCGGGAAGTACCAGGCTGCGAAGCTGGATCTGGCCGCTGCCATCAAGAATTTAAAGGAAACGGCCGCAAGCGATAACGATCTCACTGCAGATTTAGCCGATAAGCTACTGCAAGAAGCCAAAGCAATTGAACCGGCTATTGAGAAAAAATCCGATGAAACCACAATGCGTCTACAGGCCCTCTTAGAGCGCACCAGCGCCTTGTCGGAACATGAACTTGAGCTAATGGGAATCGGTTGGAACGATCTCTCTGAAACCGCCGAACAAGCCCGCCAAGCACTTGCCAATGCTAAGCTGTATCTGAGTTATGCGGAAATTGATCAGCTCACTCTCCACGACCAAGATAAAACCCAGGAAGCCTTAAAACAGGCCCAATCCTATCTCCAGAAAGGTGCTGAGAATGAAACAGCCCATAAAGGCGCCATCGAAAATATAGAAAAGAAAGTACACACCCTTCAAAAGAAGGCAGGGGAGAAGGAAAGCGACGAAAATGCCAGCCAGCAATATGCGGATACTCTAGCCCAGCTGCGGCTTATTATTAACAATAAGCTCTAA
- a CDS encoding Smr/MutS family protein yields the protein MSHKKKSVSIHDRELFREAVKDVLPLNQDKIKPFQRRLAPIPQQRRQDEARVLQDMMSDTFEAVELETGEELLYLRSGVQKRLLRQLRQGKFSIGAELDLHGMNVPMARQALAGFLRECEENNIRSIRIIHGKGRGSYHKEPILKGKVNIWLQQRDEVLAFCSARPTDGGTGAIYVLLKRRR from the coding sequence ATGAGCCATAAAAAAAAATCGGTTTCCATCCACGATAGAGAACTTTTTCGAGAAGCGGTCAAGGATGTACTGCCATTAAATCAGGATAAAATCAAGCCCTTTCAGCGGCGTCTCGCCCCCATACCTCAGCAGCGAAGGCAGGATGAAGCCCGTGTGCTTCAGGACATGATGTCGGATACCTTTGAAGCGGTTGAATTGGAAACCGGGGAAGAACTGCTCTACCTTCGGTCAGGAGTGCAAAAGCGGCTGCTTCGCCAACTACGCCAAGGAAAATTTAGTATCGGCGCCGAACTTGACCTCCATGGCATGAATGTCCCCATGGCCCGGCAGGCACTTGCCGGATTCCTAAGAGAGTGCGAGGAAAATAATATTCGCAGCATCCGTATCATTCATGGGAAGGGCCGAGGCTCTTACCATAAAGAGCCTATTCTTAAAGGAAAAGTAAACATCTGGCTTCAACAAAGGGACGAAGTGCTAGCCTTTTGTTCTGCCCGCCCCACTGACGGGGGCACAGGAGCCATTTATGTTTTACTCAAACGGCGCCGATAG
- the purL gene encoding phosphoribosylformylglycinamidine synthase, translated as MLQLRGQPALSSFRLERLLARWREAGVEGVSIEADNFYFVDLSQPLAPEEALSLAYLLAAEHMISEEPPKDNLFLVTPRPGTISPWSSKATDIAHRCGLKAVKRVERGIGYRVCKRNGDPLLAAERERLVPWVHDPMTEKVFAHLDEAEALFCHHEPVPLTTVDVLDGGWVALDLANRQLGLALAADEINYLVENFQALGRNPTDVELMMFAQANSEHCRHKIFNANWIIDGRAQDRSLFAMIRHTYDSHPAGILSAYRDNAAVAAGPRVAHFITGVGGDPHYGYGEEARHLLMKVETHNHPTGISPFPGAATGAGGEIRDEGATGRGGKPKAGLVGFTVSNLRIPGFEQSWENDYGRPARMASALEIMMEGPIGAAAFNNEFGRPNLCGYFRTYEARVPGPDGWELRGYHKPIMVAGGLGNIRPGQVQKATLAPGTPLVVMGGPAMLIGLGGGAASSLITGESEETLDFASVQRGNPEMQRRCQEVIDRCIALGEDSPILSIHDVGAGGLSNALPELVHDSGRGGRFELRVIPSAEPGLSPMEIWCNEAQERYVLAINSQQLPFFQALCERERCPWAVVGETTEKTQLIVGDGYFDTLPVDISMELLFGNPPKLLREAQHRPFHKPDLEDSGITLLQAANQVLCLPAVASKNFLITIGDRSITGQVARDQMVGPWQVPVADCAVTLSSYCDHVGEAMAMGERPPLALIHPAASGRMALGEAITNIASARIQSLAEVKLSANWMAACGHPGEDAALFDTVKAVAMELCPRLGIAIPVGKDSLSMKTVWQEGDEERTMAAPLSLIITAFAPVLDVRQSLTPQLRTDVGETALILIDLGKGKNRLGGSALAQVYQQVGHRSPDLDDPNALGCFFAAIQALNADGLLLAYHDRSDGGLFVTLCEMAFAGHCGIQVRLDTLGADSLAALFSEELGAVIQVRQQDQTTVLDYFHEAGLGRYCHVLGGLNSQDQIHFSFQGETLLAESRTYYQRLWAETSYRLQSLRDNPECARQEFDTLLDKTDPGINPFLAFDPTENIAAPYIATGVRPPLAILREQGVNGQIEMAAAFDRAGFAAVDVHMSDILAGRVNLSEFKGLIACGGFSYGDVLGAGRGWASTVLMNPRARDGFADFFARQDSFALGVCNGCQMFSHLQELIPGAELWPKFVRNQSEQFEARLATVEVLASPSLFLQGMTGSRLPIAVAHGEGRAYFRQENGTEKALAVRIAALRFVDNRGQPTEHYPANPNGSPAGITGLTNEDGRFTILMPHPERVFLSVQHSWHPLSWGEEGPWLRMFRNARRWVG; from the coding sequence ATGTTGCAGTTACGTGGCCAGCCAGCTTTATCCTCTTTTCGGCTTGAAAGATTGCTTGCCAGATGGCGTGAGGCAGGCGTGGAGGGAGTCTCCATTGAAGCGGATAATTTTTATTTCGTGGATCTAAGCCAACCGCTTGCTCCAGAAGAGGCTCTCTCCTTAGCCTATCTACTGGCAGCTGAACATATGATCTCCGAAGAGCCCCCCAAGGATAACTTATTCTTAGTAACACCCCGCCCTGGCACTATTTCCCCGTGGTCAAGCAAGGCAACTGATATCGCTCATCGCTGCGGATTAAAAGCGGTTAAGCGAGTAGAGCGTGGAATAGGTTACCGCGTTTGCAAGCGTAATGGAGATCCTCTTCTGGCCGCCGAGCGTGAGCGCCTTGTACCTTGGGTGCATGACCCCATGACAGAAAAAGTCTTTGCCCATCTGGATGAGGCAGAAGCCTTGTTTTGCCATCATGAGCCTGTTCCTTTAACTACTGTGGATGTTTTAGATGGGGGATGGGTCGCTCTGGATCTAGCTAATCGCCAGCTAGGGCTGGCTTTGGCGGCGGATGAAATCAATTATTTGGTAGAAAACTTTCAAGCCCTGGGCCGCAATCCTACCGACGTGGAATTAATGATGTTTGCCCAAGCTAACTCCGAGCATTGCCGCCATAAAATCTTCAATGCCAACTGGATCATTGATGGCAGGGCCCAAGATCGCAGTTTGTTTGCCATGATTCGCCATACTTACGATAGCCACCCGGCAGGTATTCTATCTGCTTATCGGGATAACGCAGCGGTTGCCGCAGGTCCTCGGGTGGCTCATTTCATAACCGGAGTTGGCGGTGATCCACATTATGGCTATGGCGAAGAAGCACGTCACCTACTGATGAAGGTAGAGACCCATAATCATCCCACCGGGATATCCCCATTTCCAGGGGCAGCGACGGGAGCGGGTGGCGAGATCCGGGATGAAGGGGCCACAGGGCGGGGTGGAAAACCTAAAGCCGGATTGGTGGGTTTTACTGTTTCTAACCTCCGGATTCCGGGGTTTGAGCAATCCTGGGAAAATGATTATGGCAGGCCCGCCCGGATGGCCTCGGCCTTGGAGATTATGATGGAGGGACCGATTGGGGCCGCCGCTTTCAATAATGAGTTTGGGCGTCCTAATCTGTGTGGTTATTTTCGTACCTATGAAGCCCGAGTTCCAGGGCCTGACGGGTGGGAACTGCGCGGCTATCACAAGCCCATCATGGTTGCGGGCGGTTTAGGCAATATTCGTCCCGGACAGGTCCAGAAAGCCACCTTAGCGCCGGGAACACCACTCGTGGTGATGGGTGGCCCTGCTATGCTGATTGGCTTAGGGGGAGGCGCAGCCTCTAGTTTGATTACTGGGGAGAGCGAAGAGACACTTGATTTTGCCTCGGTACAGCGGGGTAATCCGGAGATGCAGCGGCGTTGCCAAGAGGTTATTGACCGTTGTATTGCCTTGGGAGAGGATAGTCCTATTCTTTCCATTCATGATGTGGGGGCGGGAGGACTTTCTAATGCCCTGCCGGAGTTGGTCCATGATAGCGGGCGCGGTGGCCGGTTTGAGCTGCGGGTCATCCCCAGCGCCGAGCCAGGACTTTCCCCCATGGAAATCTGGTGTAATGAGGCCCAGGAGCGCTATGTTTTAGCGATTAATTCCCAGCAACTGCCCTTCTTCCAGGCCCTTTGTGAACGGGAACGCTGTCCTTGGGCCGTGGTCGGTGAAACCACTGAAAAAACCCAATTAATTGTTGGGGATGGCTATTTTGATACTTTGCCCGTCGATATCTCTATGGAGCTCCTCTTTGGTAATCCCCCGAAGTTGCTCAGGGAGGCCCAGCATCGGCCTTTTCATAAACCGGATTTAGAAGATAGTGGAATTACGCTACTTCAGGCTGCGAATCAAGTACTTTGTTTGCCGGCGGTAGCCAGCAAGAATTTTTTGATCACCATCGGCGATCGTTCTATTACGGGACAGGTCGCTCGCGATCAGATGGTGGGTCCCTGGCAAGTCCCGGTAGCTGATTGCGCCGTGACGCTCTCTAGTTATTGTGATCATGTGGGCGAGGCCATGGCTATGGGAGAACGCCCACCTTTAGCTCTTATCCATCCAGCAGCCTCGGGACGTATGGCGCTGGGGGAGGCGATTACCAATATTGCCAGTGCCCGTATCCAATCTCTGGCAGAAGTGAAGTTATCAGCCAACTGGATGGCTGCTTGTGGCCACCCCGGTGAAGATGCTGCCTTATTTGATACGGTGAAGGCGGTGGCGATGGAGCTGTGCCCTCGGCTAGGAATTGCCATCCCGGTAGGGAAGGACTCCCTGTCCATGAAAACCGTTTGGCAGGAGGGGGATGAAGAGCGGACGATGGCGGCTCCTCTTTCCTTAATTATTACTGCTTTTGCCCCCGTGCTAGATGTTCGCCAGTCATTGACCCCTCAACTGCGCACCGATGTGGGCGAGACCGCTTTAATTTTGATTGACCTGGGTAAAGGTAAAAATCGCCTCGGGGGTTCAGCGTTAGCCCAAGTTTATCAGCAGGTAGGGCATCGCTCTCCTGATTTGGATGATCCCAACGCCCTCGGGTGCTTTTTTGCAGCTATTCAGGCGTTGAATGCTGACGGTTTATTGCTGGCCTATCATGATCGTTCCGATGGCGGATTGTTTGTCACGCTCTGTGAAATGGCTTTTGCGGGCCACTGTGGAATTCAGGTGCGTTTAGATACCTTAGGTGCAGATTCCCTGGCCGCCTTGTTCAGCGAAGAGTTGGGCGCGGTGATTCAGGTGCGGCAGCAAGATCAAACAACTGTTTTAGATTACTTCCATGAGGCTGGATTGGGACGTTATTGCCATGTGCTCGGGGGCTTGAACTCCCAGGATCAGATCCATTTTTCTTTTCAAGGGGAAACGCTGCTGGCGGAAAGCCGTACTTATTATCAGCGCCTATGGGCAGAGACCAGTTACCGGCTGCAATCCTTGCGTGACAACCCAGAGTGTGCCCGGCAGGAATTCGATACTTTGCTGGATAAAACTGATCCTGGCATTAATCCTTTTCTAGCTTTTGATCCCACAGAAAATATTGCTGCCCCTTATATTGCTACCGGAGTCCGTCCCCCCCTAGCGATTTTGAGAGAGCAAGGGGTCAATGGCCAGATAGAAATGGCTGCAGCCTTTGATCGGGCAGGTTTTGCGGCTGTTGATGTTCACATGAGCGATATTTTAGCAGGGCGGGTAAATTTATCTGAATTCAAGGGCCTAATTGCCTGCGGCGGATTTTCCTACGGGGATGTATTGGGGGCGGGGCGAGGCTGGGCAAGCACGGTGTTGATGAATCCTCGCGCCCGGGATGGGTTTGCTGATTTTTTTGCTCGCCAAGATAGCTTTGCCCTTGGCGTGTGTAATGGTTGCCAGATGTTTTCTCACTTGCAGGAACTGATTCCCGGAGCAGAACTATGGCCAAAGTTTGTGCGTAATCAATCCGAGCAGTTCGAAGCCCGTTTAGCGACGGTAGAAGTATTAGCCTCTCCTTCCCTGTTTTTACAGGGGATGACAGGCTCGCGCCTGCCTATCGCAGTGGCCCATGGAGAGGGACGAGCCTATTTTAGGCAAGAAAACGGGACTGAGAAAGCCTTAGCTGTTCGTATTGCAGCACTGCGTTTTGTGGATAATCGGGGCCAGCCCACTGAACATTATCCTGCCAATCCCAATGGTTCACCGGCGGGAATTACTGGCCTGACCAATGAGGATGGACGTTTTACTATCCTCATGCCCCACCCTGAACGGGTTTTTCTGAGTGTGCAACATTCCTGGCACCCTTTAAGCTGGGGTGAGGAAGGTCCTTGGTTGCGAATGTTCCGAAATGCCCGCCGCTGGGTAGGTTGA
- a CDS encoding RDD family protein, whose translation MKATNHRLPSTPGLFRRLGAIFYDSLLLIATWFLFTIFALPLTAGEAIPAGNILYRLYLLLIALAFFGGFWTHGGQTLGMRAWRIKVQQPNGQLITWRQALLRFGAAFLSWLPLGAGFWWVLIDKEGQTWHDRLSTTTLVLVPKKAKINKSGAT comes from the coding sequence ATGAAAGCCACCAACCACCGCCTACCCTCTACACCCGGACTGTTTCGCCGCCTAGGAGCAATTTTCTACGATAGCCTGCTGCTTATAGCGACCTGGTTTTTGTTCACCATTTTTGCCTTGCCTCTTACTGCGGGAGAAGCGATTCCAGCGGGTAATATACTCTATCGCCTCTATCTGCTACTGATTGCCTTGGCCTTTTTTGGCGGCTTTTGGACTCATGGAGGGCAAACGCTGGGAATGCGCGCCTGGCGTATCAAGGTGCAGCAACCCAATGGTCAACTTATTACCTGGCGCCAAGCATTACTCCGCTTCGGAGCTGCTTTCCTTTCTTGGCTCCCCCTGGGGGCGGGATTTTGGTGGGTATTAATCGATAAAGAAGGCCAAACCTGGCATGACCGCCTTTCAACCACTACCCTTGTCCTAGTGCCTAAAAAAGCTAAAATTAATAAATCCGGCGCAACATAA
- the lptG gene encoding LPS export ABC transporter permease LptG: MKILDRYIAKAVISYTLLVLFILIALYTFLQFITELEDVGEGNYGVMGALRYTTYSIPQHIYDLLPVAALLGSVLGLGYLAGQSELVAMRAAGFSVGRITLSALATGMIFVIATVLMGEVVAPPAQQAANKLRSLAKTGHLSEDGEQGFWSRNGNNFNHVGRVLPNGQYEYIEIFEFDNQRRLRIVTQATRAIYHKDGWHLYDVTQRLISTEGIITRRLEEALWESGLSPEMLDVVMVDPQQLSAWGLYRYIGYLQQSKQAAEQYQQAFWSKIVAPFSTLIMMFLAIPFIFGPLRSVSVGQRILVGALVGIGFFLFNRLFNQLGLVFDFSPWLGAAFPSLLCLALGVVMLRRIY, translated from the coding sequence ATGAAAATCCTAGACCGTTATATAGCTAAGGCAGTGATTAGCTATACGCTGCTGGTTTTATTTATATTAATTGCGCTTTATACCTTCTTGCAATTTATTACCGAGCTTGAAGATGTGGGAGAAGGGAATTATGGGGTTATGGGAGCGCTTCGCTATACTACTTATTCCATCCCCCAGCACATCTACGACCTATTACCTGTGGCTGCCTTGCTAGGAAGCGTTTTGGGGCTGGGCTACCTGGCGGGCCAAAGCGAGCTGGTGGCGATGCGCGCTGCCGGTTTTTCAGTGGGTCGCATTACCCTTTCCGCATTGGCAACGGGGATGATTTTTGTGATTGCGACGGTTCTTATGGGAGAGGTGGTGGCGCCACCCGCGCAACAAGCCGCCAATAAACTCCGTTCCCTCGCAAAAACAGGGCATCTGAGCGAAGATGGAGAGCAAGGATTTTGGAGCCGAAATGGTAACAATTTCAATCATGTTGGGCGGGTGCTGCCTAATGGGCAATACGAATATATTGAAATATTCGAGTTCGACAATCAGCGCCGTCTTCGCATCGTCACTCAAGCCACCCGAGCGATCTATCATAAGGATGGTTGGCATTTATATGATGTTACTCAACGCCTTATTAGCACCGAGGGTATTATTACTCGTCGCTTGGAGGAGGCTCTTTGGGAATCGGGCCTGAGTCCTGAAATGTTGGATGTGGTAATGGTGGACCCCCAGCAGCTTTCCGCTTGGGGCTTGTATCGTTATATTGGTTATTTGCAGCAGAGTAAGCAGGCTGCCGAGCAGTACCAGCAGGCTTTTTGGAGCAAAATAGTAGCTCCCTTTAGTACCTTGATTATGATGTTTTTAGCAATTCCTTTTATTTTTGGTCCGCTGCGATCGGTTAGCGTGGGACAACGGATTCTAGTTGGTGCTCTGGTAGGGATTGGTTTTTTCCTTTTTAACCGGCTTTTTAATCAATTAGGGTTGGTCTTTGACTTCTCTCCCTGGCTAGGCGCGGCTTTTCCATCGCTTCTATGTCTGGCGCTTGGGGTGGTTATGTTGCGCCGGATTTATTAA
- the lptF gene encoding LPS export ABC transporter permease LptF, with the protein MLKFLIVDRYILKELSLNATAITLVLLLIFGGIRFIRFLSQATKGKVPGEAILALSGYEAIGALVLLLPLASFLAVLLALGRMGADNEVIALFACGVSRRHLLRVVLTFGLVLAIGVGSISLYLGPAASAEGYRLKQQALLAAETSGLVAGNFKESQHGQRVFYAESLTEDGLGMKNVFIQVWEPTQKTLFRAATGHLQTDEGTGDKHLILEDGYRYDLMGEEVGIRIFRFERHGILVKKGGMQEFRIRHQTLPTLTLWEMGAPKDIAEIQWRISMPITTLLLVMLAVPLARSGPRQGRYAGLLPAVLVYVIYSNMLGIARNWVEHEVIPAFLGLWWIHALMLLVVLISLWPRPLRIALHQARQLLTWARLRPRRGAAKRSTF; encoded by the coding sequence ATGCTCAAATTTTTGATTGTAGATCGTTATATTCTCAAGGAATTAAGTCTCAATGCGACAGCGATTACTTTGGTTTTATTGCTTATTTTTGGTGGAATTCGCTTCATTCGTTTTTTAAGTCAGGCTACCAAGGGGAAGGTTCCAGGGGAAGCCATTTTGGCGCTTTCCGGATATGAGGCGATAGGGGCCTTGGTATTGCTTTTGCCGTTAGCTTCTTTTCTAGCGGTGCTTCTAGCCCTAGGTCGGATGGGAGCAGACAATGAGGTCATTGCCTTGTTCGCCTGTGGTGTAAGCCGGCGTCATTTACTACGGGTGGTGTTGACCTTTGGACTAGTGCTAGCCATTGGAGTAGGTAGCATTTCTTTGTATTTGGGGCCAGCTGCATCGGCGGAGGGTTATCGCCTTAAGCAGCAGGCTTTGCTTGCTGCTGAAACGAGCGGCCTTGTGGCGGGAAACTTCAAGGAATCTCAGCATGGACAACGGGTATTTTATGCTGAAAGCCTAACGGAAGATGGGCTGGGAATGAAAAATGTTTTTATTCAGGTGTGGGAACCTACTCAGAAAACTCTTTTCCGGGCAGCGACAGGCCACCTTCAAACGGATGAAGGAACTGGCGATAAGCATTTGATATTAGAGGATGGCTATCGCTATGATTTGATGGGCGAGGAGGTTGGAATTCGTATTTTTAGGTTTGAGCGCCATGGCATTCTGGTTAAGAAAGGGGGCATGCAAGAGTTTCGAATTCGCCATCAAACTCTTCCAACTTTAACCCTTTGGGAAATGGGTGCTCCCAAGGATATAGCAGAAATACAGTGGCGAATTTCGATGCCTATTACCACTTTATTATTAGTGATGCTGGCGGTACCTCTCGCTCGTTCGGGACCCCGTCAAGGACGCTATGCTGGGTTGTTGCCCGCAGTCCTGGTTTATGTGATTTATAGCAACATGCTGGGAATAGCTCGTAACTGGGTAGAGCATGAAGTTATTCCCGCCTTTCTAGGGTTATGGTGGATTCATGCTCTAATGTTGTTAGTGGTGTTGATATCACTTTGGCCCCGGCCTTTGCGGATAGCTTTACACCAAGCGCGCCAACTTCTTACTTGGGCGAGATTGAGGCCGCGAAGGGGTGCCGCTAAGCGGTCTACGTTCTAA